From a region of the Calonectris borealis chromosome 2, bCalBor7.hap1.2, whole genome shotgun sequence genome:
- the SLC9A3 gene encoding sodium/hydrogen exchanger 3, protein MRQVSGVGFLLGLMALPAALGQRSSGSPINSSQPQSFAIVSFKWDHVKDPYVITLWILVASLAKIVFHLSHKVTRVVPESALLIVLGLFLGGIVWAADHIASFALTPTAFFFYLLPPIVLDAGYFMPNRLFFGNLGSILLYAVIGTVWNAATTGLSLYGVYRTGIMGHLNSGLLDFLLFGSLIAAVDPVAVLAVFEEVHVNEVLFIIVFGESLLNDAVTVVLYNVFESFVTIGPENVTGIECVKGIVSFFVVSLGGTLVGIFFAFLLSLVSRFTKHVRIIEPGFVFIISYLSYLTAEMLSLSAILAITFCGICCQKYVKANISEQSSTTVRYTMKMMASGAETIIFMFLGISAVNPVIWTWNTAFILLTLVFISVYRVIGVVLQTWILNHYRMVQLEIIDQVVMSYGGLRGAVAFALVVLLDEEKVKEKNLFVSTTIIVVFFTVIFQGLTIKPLVQWLKVKKTEHREPKLNEKLHGRAFDHILSAIEDISGQIGHNYLRDKWSNFDRKFLSKLLMRRSAQKSRDQILNVFHELNLKDAISYVAEGERRGSLAFIRSPSTDNIVNVDFSTPRPSTVESSVSYLLREKAGPVCLDMQALEQRRKSIRDTEDTVAHHTLQQYLYKPRQEHKHLYSRHEIMHSEDEKQDKEIFHRTMRKRLESFKSTKLGINHSKKLNKIHKRDRGQKRRNSTVIPNGKIPSENPVQDFTLKEKDLEFSESEENNDYETLHLGKGVDFLANVTKQNFTDTPTGIDNPVFSADDDQSIYMKFSPWLSSEDTVAPSQRARVQIPYSPNNFRRLTPFRLSNKSIDSFLLADGPEDRPRSFLPESTHM, encoded by the exons TTTTCCACTTGTCCCACAAAGTCACTCGGGTGGTTCCAGAGAGTGCTCTGCTGATAGTTCTTGGTCTCTTCCTTGGTGGCATTGTATGGGCAGCAGATCACATTGCCTCCTTCGCCCTTACGCcaactgcatttttcttctatcTGCTGCCCCCCATCGTTTTGGATGCTGGATATTTTATGCCAAATAGATTGTTCTTCGGGAATCTTGGTTCCATCCTTTTGTATGCTGTCATTGGGACAGTCTGGAATGCTGCCACCACTGGTTTATCTCTCTATGGTGTCTATCGGACAGGAATAATGG GCCACCTGAATAGTGGACTGCTGGACTTCCTCCTGTTTGGCAGCTTAATTGCCGCTGTGGATCCTGTAGCTGTTCTCGCAGTGTTTGAAGAAGTCCATGTCAACGAAGTTCTATTCATCATTGTTTTTGGAGAATCGCTTCTGAATGATGCTGTAACTGTG GTGCTGTACAATGTCTTTGAATCTTTTGTTACAATAGGTCCAGAGAATGTGACGGGGATTGAATGTGTCAAAGGCATAG tgtcaTTCTTTGTGGTGAGCCTGGGTGGGACACTGGTTGGCATTTTCTTTGCATTCCTGCTCTCCTTGGTCAGTCGTTTCACCAAGCACGTGAGAATCATTGAACCTGGATTTGTGTTTATCATTTCCTACCTGTCCTACCTCACAGCAGAGATGCTTTCTCTTTCCGCTATCCTTGC gatAACTTTCTGTGGCATTTGCTGTCAGAAATATGTCAAGGCTAACATATCAGAACAATCTTCTACAACTGTAAGATATACCATGAAAATGATGGCTAGTGGAGCAGAAACTATTATCTTCATGTTCCTGGGAATTTCAGCTGTAAATCCAGTTATCTGGACTTGGAATACAGCTTTTATTCTGTTGACTCTGGTCTTCATCTCAGTATATAGAGTTATTG GTGTAGTTTTACAGACATGGATTCTTAACCACTACAGAATGGTCCAGTTGGAGATAATAGACCAGGTGGTGATGTCATATGGTGGACTACGTGGAGCGGTTGCTTTTGCTCTGGTCGTACTTCTGGATGAggaaaaagtgaaagagaaaaacctGTTTGTCAGCACAACTATCATTGTTGtgttttttactgttattttccaG GGACTGACTATCAAGCCCTTGGTACAGTGGCTGAAAGTgaagaaaactgaacacagaGAGCCAAAACTGAATGAGAAACTTCATGGCAGA GCCTTTGATCACATTCTTTCTGCTATAGAAGACATTTCTGGACAAATAGGACATAATTATCTGAGAGACAA GTGGTCCAATTTTGATAGGAAGTTCCTCAGTAAACTACTGATGAGAAGGTCTGCTCAAAAATCAAGAGACCAGATCCTTAATGTTTTCCATGAACTCAACTTGAAGGATGCAATTAGCTATGTGGCTGAG GGAGAACGTAGAGGTTCCTTGGCATTTATACGTTCTCCAAGTACAGACAACATCGTAAATGTGGATTTCAGCACCCCACGCCCAAGTACTGTGGAAAGTTCTGTCTCTTATTTACT GAGAGAAAAAGCTGGACCAGTTTGCCTTGACATGCAAGCTTtagagcagaggaggaaaagtaTCCGGGACACAGAAGACACTGTCGCTCATCACACCCTACAACAGTACCTCTATAAACCCAGGCAGGAG CATAAACACCTGTACAGTCGACATGAGATCATGCACAGTGAAGATGAGAAACAAGACAAGGAGATTTTCCATAGGACAATGAGGAAGCGCTTAGAATCGTTCAAGAGTACCAAACTAGGAATAAACCATTCCAAGAAGCTCAATAAAATCCACAAGCGAGACCGGGGCCAAAAAAGG cgAAACAGCACTGTCATACCAAATGGAAAAATACCTTCAGAAAATCCAGTACAAGATTTTACTTTGAAGGAGAAAG atttggaGTTTTctgaatcagaagaaaataatgattATGAAACTTTGCATCTAGGCAAAGGAGTTGATTTCTTGGCTAATGTGACAAAGCAAAATTTCACAGATACTCCTACAG GAATTGATAACCCAGTATTTTCAGCTGATGATGATCAAAGCATCTACATGAAGTTCTCACCATGGTTATCTAGTGAAGATACTGTGGCACCATCACAAAGGGCCCGAGTGCAGATCCCGTATTCTCCAAACAACTTCAGACGGCTCACTCCATTCCGGCTCAGCAATAAATCAATAGATTCCTTTCTGCTAGCAGATGGCCCAGAGGACCGACCCAGATCTTTTCTCCCAGAATCAACAcatatgtaa